From the genome of Nicotiana sylvestris chromosome 2, ASM39365v2, whole genome shotgun sequence, one region includes:
- the LOC104226665 gene encoding VQ motif-containing protein 4-like — METLAKPQEFRNPCLISSPDSHSSNSSSCSNSGNSNGLHHRYPTPPTTPTPATPPALPPQLPITRSEPNNPYPTTFVQADASSFKQVVQMLTGSSETAKVAANPGRAEPVRHPIPPIKTGPRKEKSSSKLYERRNSMKNFKISPLGPGVVNKSVFSAGFSGSPRTATPEILSPSILDFPSLVLSPVTPLIHDPFNRSPHSGGVSMSSENLDLEAEEKAIAKKGFFLHPSPATTPRESEPRLLPLFPVTSPRVSGSSSSDS, encoded by the coding sequence ATGGAAACATTAGCAAAACCTCAAGAATTTAGAAACCCATGTCTTATTTCATCCCCAGATAGCCATAGCTCCAACAGTTCAAGCTGTAGCAATAGCGGCAACTCCAATGGTCTTCACCACCGCTACCCTACACCGCCCACCACCCCAACACCTGCTACTCCGCCAGCACTACCACCACAACTACCCATCACCAGATCCGAACCCAACAACCCGTATCCGACTACCTTCGTCCAAGCTGACGCTTCCTCTTTCAAACAGGTAGTTCAAATGCTTACTGGGTCCTCTGAAACCGCCAAGGTTGCAGCTAATCCGGGTCGTGCTGAGCCCGTTAGACATCCGATCCCGCCCATTAAAACTGGGCCCAGAAAGGAGAAATCCAGCTCGAAGTTGTATGAGAGAAGGAACAGCATGAAGAACTTCAAAATCAGCCCATTGGGCCCTGGGGTTGTGAATAAATCCGTTTTCTCTGCTGGGTTTTCGGGTTCCCCGAGAACTGCGACTCCGGAGATTTTGTCGCCGAGCATTCTTGATTTTCCTTCGCTGGTGCTTAGCCCGGTTACTCCTCTCATACACGACCCGTTTAACCGGTCACCGCACAGTGGTGGTGTAAGTATGAGTAGTgagaatttggatttggaggcaGAAGAGAAAGCAATTGCAAAAAAAGGATTCTTTTTGCATCCATCGCCGGCGACTACTCCGAGGGAATCGGAGCCCCGACTTTTGCCTTTGTTTCCGGTGACTTCCCCTAGAGTCTCAGGTTCCTCCAGTTCTGATTCTTAA
- the LOC104226666 gene encoding uncharacterized protein yields the protein MASLTVLLRHSGKWNDEGNYIDFSIEGILIKEYASFNDLIDEAVQMYDSDTDYTLAIELANSGEAIGVFELHMDLIISKTNKKEVMTGQVYKDKATLKEVMNNYAIAQRFQFRVDRSNAVSYALICISEDCDWRFKASSINKSELFKVREFNDNHTCPLKDKVYEQRQASSSLISGIIRTKLTNHKRKYTPRDIIDDVKSDLGVDVSYMLAWRAKEKAMNFLRGEPADSYKKLPGYLYTMDKTYPGSHIRMEKSSKNEFMYVYISLYAFIRGFDHCRSIVVVDGSHLKSYYTGTFVSASTLDGAGHILPLAYGVIDSENDAAWTWFFEQFKIAYGVRENMCIVSDRNESIIKFVSRVYPDLPHCACIWHLWNNVYKKFKKSHAKLSEIYFSMEKAYTQTEFDSLMEKVEKVDIRVKEYLELAGYEKWARLYAPVNRGWTMTSNIAESINAALVSARELPIYDFLEEVRKMFGRWNCSNRKEATQTYKTLGRKYQEMLEVNETMCTRITVVPSTEYLHTVNDGGRNYTVCLLERKCVCGRFQIDELPCPHAWAVLKSKFLMPEEYCSSYYKPSTIVMTHDVPVYSLPDKNDWNIPEHVAEEVVLPPKWKRPPGRPKKKRDKNLSELLLSKNQHSCSICGQGGHNKRTCRNAPRNK from the exons ATGGCAAGCTTGACAGTTTTGTTGCGTCATTCTGGAAAGTGGAACGATGAGGGCAATTATATCGACTTTTCAATTGAGGGAATACTGATTAAGGAGTATGCTTCCTTTAATGATCTA ATAGACGAAGCAGTTCAAATGTACGATTCCGATACAGATTATACACTAGCTATAGAACTTGCCAATTCAGGAGAAGCGATTGGAGTGTTCGAACTCCACATGGATTTGATAATTTCAAAAACTAATAAAAAGGAGGTTATGACTGGACAAGTGTATAAGGATAAGGCTACATTGAAAGAGGTGATGAATAATTATGCTATAGCTCAAAGGTTTCAATTTCGTGTTGATCGGTCTAATGCTGTCAG CTATGCATTAATATGTATTTCAGAAGATTGTGATTGGAGGTTTAAGGCTTCAAGCATTAACAAATCGGAATTATTCAAGGTGAGAGAATTCAATGACAACCATACATGTCCGCTGAAGGATAAAGTGTACGAGCAGCGGCAAGCTAGTAGCAGCCTTATAAGTGGTATTATAAGGACAAAGCTTACAAACCATAAGAGGAAATACACTCCGAGGGACATTATTGATGACGTGAAATCAGATCTAGGTGTTGATGTTAGCTATATGTTGGCGTGGAGGgctaaagaaaaggcaatgaattTTCTTAGAGGTGAACCGGCTGATTCATACAAAAAATTACCAGGATACTTATATACAATGGATAAGACATATCCAGGTTCTCACATAAGAATGGAAAAATCGTCAAAGAATGAATTCATGTACGTGTATATATCATTGTATGCATTTATAAGGGGGTTTGATCATTGTAGATCAATTGTTGTAGTGGACGGAAGTCATCTAAAATCCTACTACACCGGGACATTCGTTTCTGCAAGCACGTTGGATGGGGCAG GTCATATATTGCCACTAGCATACGGTGTTATTGATTCAGAGAACGATGCTGCTTGGAcgtggttctttgagcaattcaagatagCGTACGGTGTAAGGGAAAACATGTGCATTGTTTCGGATAGAAATGAGAGCATCATTAAATTTGTATCGAGAGTATATCCGGATTTACCGCATTGTGCTTGCATATGGCATCTATGGAATAACGTATACAAGAAATTCAAAAAGAGTCATGCCAAGTTGAGTGAGATATACTTCTCGATGGAAAAAGCATACACACAAACTGAATTTGATAGTCTGATGGAGAAGGTTGAGAAGGTAGATATTAGGGTGAAAGAATACTTAGAGTTAGCTGGTTACGAAAAGTGGGCTAGGTTGTATGCACCTGTTAACAGGGGATGGACAATGACGTCAAATATCGCCGAGTCAATCAATGCAGCACTAGTTTCAGCAAGAGAATTGCcaatatatgacttcctcgaagAAGTTAGGAAGATGTTTGGTCGTTGGAATTGTAGTAACCGTAAAGAAGCTACTCAGACATACAAGACGCTTGGGAGAAAATACCAGGAAATGCTGGAGGTGAATGAGACCATGTGTACCCGTATAACT GTGGTACCCTCAACTGAATACTTACATACTGTTAACGATGGTGGGAGGAATTACACAGTCTGTCTGCTCGAGAGAAAATGTGTTTGTGGGAGATTCCAAATTGATGAATTGCCATGCCCACATGCCTGGGCTGTATTGAAGAGCAAGTTTTTAATGCCTGAAGAATATTGCTCTAGCTATTACAAGCCAAGTACAATTGTAATGACACACGATGTGCCAGTGTACTCGCTACCGGACAAAAATGACTGGAATATACCAGAGCATGTTGCAGAGGAGGTTGTACTACCACCCAAATGGAAAAGACCTCCTGGAAGGCCAAAGAAGAAGCGCGACAAAAATTTAAGTGAATTGCTGTTGTCGAAAAATCAACATTCATGTAGCATATGTGGGCAGGGAGGACATAACAAGCGAACTTGTAGGAATGCTCCACGTAATAAATAG